From a single Couchioplanes caeruleus genomic region:
- a CDS encoding DUF2231 domain-containing protein codes for MESRLRIAGQAVQPVLVMFPLGLFSMAVLFDVADLLGGPAILGALAYWNIVAGLVGGVLAALAGAIDLMFVPNGTTAKRIGVLQSLANMGVLILFAVILMLRMRTPDRVAGGGLLAVEMLALAGAVFGAWYGGELVNRRTATFARARAGNRSY; via the coding sequence ATGGAGAGCCGACTGAGAATCGCCGGCCAGGCGGTGCAACCCGTCCTCGTCATGTTTCCCCTGGGCCTGTTCTCCATGGCCGTGCTCTTCGATGTCGCAGATCTGCTCGGCGGCCCCGCCATTCTCGGCGCGCTCGCGTACTGGAACATCGTCGCCGGCCTGGTGGGCGGTGTGCTGGCCGCCCTCGCCGGTGCGATCGACCTGATGTTCGTGCCGAACGGCACGACCGCCAAGCGGATCGGCGTATTGCAGAGCCTCGCCAACATGGGTGTCCTGATTCTTTTCGCGGTCATCCTCATGCTGCGCATGCGCACCCCCGACCGGGTGGCGGGCGGCGGTCTCCTCGCCGTCGAAATGCTCGCGCTCGCCGGTGCCGTCTTCGGCGCCTGGTACGGCGGGGAGCTCGTGAACCGCCGCACGGCCACGTTTGCCCGTGCCCGCGCCGGGAACCGCTCCTACTGA
- a CDS encoding type 1 glutamine amidotransferase domain-containing protein gives MATSIKGKRVAFLATDGVEEVEYTEPRKAVESAGGTAELISIKNGEIQAVNHMDKAGTYPVEKQVKDADADQYDALVLPGGVANPDFLRTDPDAVRFVRSFFTAGKPVAAICHGPWTLVEAGVVDGRTLTSWPSLRTDLANAGATWVDEEVYVDQGLVTSRKPDDLPAFCAKMLEEIAEGAHEKQTA, from the coding sequence ATGGCCACCTCCATCAAGGGCAAGCGCGTCGCCTTCCTCGCGACCGACGGCGTCGAGGAAGTGGAGTACACCGAGCCCCGCAAGGCCGTCGAATCGGCCGGTGGCACGGCCGAGCTCATCTCCATCAAGAACGGCGAGATCCAAGCCGTGAACCACATGGACAAGGCCGGCACGTACCCGGTGGAAAAGCAGGTGAAAGACGCCGACGCCGACCAGTACGACGCCCTCGTCCTGCCCGGCGGCGTCGCCAATCCCGACTTCCTGCGCACCGACCCGGACGCCGTCCGTTTCGTCCGCTCGTTCTTCACAGCGGGCAAGCCGGTCGCGGCCATCTGCCACGGCCCGTGGACCCTCGTCGAGGCGGGCGTCGTCGACGGCCGCACGCTGACCAGCTGGCCCAGCCTGCGCACCGACCTCGCCAACGCCGGCGCCACGTGGGTCGACGAAGAGGTCTACGTCGACCAGGGCCTGGTGACCAGCCGCAAGCCCGACGACCTCCCCGCCTTCTGCGCCAAGATGCTCGAGGAGATCGCCGAGGGCGCGCACGAGAAGCAGACCGCCTGA
- a CDS encoding metallophosphoesterase family protein, whose amino-acid sequence MTDQEPPRHPRPRAAEAEPSAARRPVSMDPPELGFKPRRPVGWLAPLLLLNTGLRTLLAVLFGAYLDKRELQNAMPGDSFEAPGTDGEIWLDYVADLGDGFDATYSVAYLLAQPELEVDGRPLPRGQLLLMGGDQVYPVASGDEYENRMKGPYRAALPEPPVDRPQPTLFALPGNHDWYDGLTAFLRLFARRQDGHIGGWRTQQRRSYFAVRLPSNWWLFAIDEQFGAYIDDPQLVYFEKAARALGPDDRIILMTPSPTWVKAAKRPEAYDAVDYFIRTILAPSGAQVRLLVSGDLHHYARYTGADRELITCGGGGAYLLATHQLPGALTVPPKETLTRSASRSRTYDLVSRFPSAAESRRMSWGAFRRIPARNPGFATMLGLIHTLTMLAMAGAASQGGIFQRLFSIPLVFMLVLILLGAVLFAQPPGAGHPEHVRHWIFGLLHSFAHIALAAGGTWVWLRLPFHDWAWPGPLVAAAVLYGPVIAFVATQLLALYLVIAGFFDVNVNELFAGQGIEDSKSFLRMHIAADGSLTVYPIGVDRVCHHWTADPGGAPDSPWLQPADPLTVKLIEPPVLVDGPAASAADAPAGDTTTSGAAPGPGSEGALP is encoded by the coding sequence GTGACCGATCAAGAGCCTCCCCGGCACCCCCGGCCGCGGGCTGCCGAGGCCGAGCCGTCCGCCGCTCGGCGGCCGGTGAGCATGGATCCGCCCGAGCTGGGCTTCAAGCCGCGCCGCCCGGTCGGCTGGCTGGCGCCGTTGTTGCTGCTCAACACCGGCCTGCGCACGCTGCTCGCGGTGCTCTTCGGCGCCTACCTCGACAAGCGGGAGCTGCAGAACGCCATGCCCGGCGACTCCTTCGAGGCGCCGGGCACCGACGGGGAGATCTGGCTCGACTACGTGGCCGACCTCGGCGACGGGTTCGACGCCACATACTCCGTGGCTTACCTGCTCGCTCAGCCCGAGCTCGAGGTCGACGGGCGACCGCTGCCGCGCGGGCAGCTGTTGCTGATGGGCGGTGATCAGGTCTACCCGGTGGCGAGCGGCGACGAGTACGAGAACCGGATGAAGGGTCCGTACCGGGCCGCGCTGCCGGAGCCGCCGGTCGACCGTCCGCAGCCGACGCTGTTCGCGTTGCCCGGCAACCACGACTGGTACGACGGGCTCACCGCCTTCCTGCGGCTGTTCGCCCGCCGGCAGGACGGTCACATCGGCGGGTGGCGCACGCAGCAGCGCCGGTCGTATTTCGCGGTGCGGCTGCCCTCGAACTGGTGGTTGTTCGCCATCGACGAGCAGTTCGGGGCGTACATCGACGACCCGCAGCTCGTGTACTTCGAGAAGGCCGCGCGGGCGCTCGGGCCGGACGACCGCATCATCCTCATGACGCCGTCGCCGACCTGGGTCAAGGCAGCGAAGAGGCCGGAGGCGTACGACGCGGTCGACTACTTCATCCGGACCATCCTCGCGCCCAGCGGCGCCCAGGTACGGCTTCTCGTCTCCGGCGACCTGCATCACTATGCCCGGTACACCGGCGCCGACCGGGAGCTGATCACGTGCGGCGGCGGCGGCGCGTACCTGCTGGCCACGCACCAGTTGCCGGGTGCTCTGACCGTACCGCCGAAAGAGACCCTGACCCGCAGCGCGAGCCGCAGCCGGACCTACGACCTGGTGTCCCGCTTCCCCAGCGCGGCGGAGTCGCGCCGCATGAGCTGGGGTGCGTTCCGCAGGATTCCCGCGCGCAACCCCGGCTTCGCCACGATGCTGGGGTTGATCCATACGTTGACGATGCTCGCGATGGCCGGCGCGGCCAGCCAGGGCGGCATCTTCCAGCGCCTGTTCAGCATCCCGCTGGTGTTCATGCTGGTGCTCATCCTGCTCGGCGCGGTCCTCTTCGCCCAGCCGCCCGGCGCCGGACATCCCGAGCACGTCCGGCACTGGATCTTCGGCCTGCTGCACAGCTTCGCCCACATCGCCCTCGCCGCCGGCGGCACATGGGTGTGGCTGCGGCTGCCGTTCCACGACTGGGCCTGGCCCGGGCCGCTCGTCGCCGCCGCGGTCCTGTACGGGCCGGTGATCGCGTTCGTCGCCACCCAGCTCCTCGCCCTGTACCTGGTGATCGCGGGCTTCTTCGACGTCAACGTCAACGAGCTGTTCGCGGGCCAGGGCATCGAGGACTCGAAGAGCTTCCTCCGCATGCACATCGCGGCGGACGGCTCGCTCACGGTGTACCCGATCGGCGTGGACCGCGTCTGCCACCACTGGACGGCTGACCCCGGCGGCGCGCCGGACAGCCCGTGGTTGCAGCCGGCGGACCCGCTGACGGTGAAGCTGATCGAGCCGCCGGTGCTGGTGGACGGACCGGCCGCGAGCGCTGCTGATGCCCCGGCAGGCGACACGACGACGTCGGGGGCGGCGCCCGGCCCGGGGAGCGAGGGCGCATTGCCGTAA
- a CDS encoding PSP1 domain-containing protein: MGMLCAVSFNRYGRLYYLDPGEFSPQVGDRVLVPTDDGPEVAECVWAAQWVSEDTDGFPKVAGLADERDLRRDELLRKRKAEAKVAAKKLIKEHGLPMKVVAVDHVLDQAGTGAARTTVYFTAPHRVDFRSLVRDLGATLHCRVELRQLSARDSARVQGGIGSCGRDLCCATFLTDFEPVTIRMAKDQDLPLNPLRISGACGRLMCCLKYEHPLYQKFQASAPAVGSRVSTPEGDGRVVAHSVPKDAVVVRMDADGSRCSCSRASVCGPRQAHDEHYA, encoded by the coding sequence ATGGGCATGCTGTGCGCGGTCAGCTTCAACCGGTACGGCCGTCTCTACTACCTCGACCCGGGCGAGTTCTCTCCGCAGGTCGGTGACCGCGTCCTGGTCCCGACCGACGACGGGCCCGAGGTGGCGGAGTGCGTCTGGGCGGCGCAATGGGTCAGCGAGGACACGGACGGTTTCCCCAAGGTCGCCGGTCTCGCCGACGAGCGCGACCTGCGCCGGGACGAGCTGCTGAGAAAACGAAAGGCCGAGGCGAAGGTCGCGGCCAAGAAGCTGATCAAGGAGCACGGCCTGCCGATGAAGGTGGTCGCCGTCGACCACGTCCTCGACCAGGCCGGTACGGGTGCCGCCCGCACCACGGTCTACTTCACCGCCCCGCACCGCGTCGATTTCCGGTCCCTGGTCCGCGACCTCGGGGCGACCCTGCACTGCCGCGTGGAGCTGCGGCAGCTCTCCGCCCGCGACTCTGCCCGCGTCCAGGGCGGCATCGGCTCCTGCGGCCGCGACCTGTGCTGCGCCACGTTCCTGACCGACTTCGAGCCGGTCACGATCCGCATGGCCAAGGACCAGGATCTGCCGCTCAACCCCCTGCGCATCTCCGGCGCGTGCGGCCGGTTGATGTGCTGCCTGAAGTACGAGCACCCGCTGTACCAGAAGTTCCAGGCCTCGGCGCCGGCCGTCGGAAGCCGCGTCAGCACCCCGGAGGGCGACGGCCGGGTGGTGGCGCACAGCGTGCCGAAGGACGCCGTGGTGGTGCGCATGGACGCGGACGGCTCCCGCTGTTCGTGCAGCCGCGCGTCGGTCTGCGGCCCTCGGCAGGCCCACGACGAGCACTACGCCTGA
- a CDS encoding type VII secretion target — translation MEHLAERLESAADALTTVDRSLPAHVASPGVFAAADAGVPGRLGRQLHDRWAAVLAARAREAADTAKVLTDLAADVRLTAKTYAETDDEAARRVRRGI, via the coding sequence ATGGAACACCTCGCCGAGCGCCTCGAGTCCGCGGCCGATGCGCTGACCACAGTGGACCGCTCACTTCCGGCGCACGTCGCGTCGCCGGGCGTCTTCGCGGCGGCCGACGCGGGCGTGCCGGGCCGCCTGGGCAGGCAGTTGCATGACCGCTGGGCCGCCGTGCTCGCCGCCCGTGCCCGCGAGGCGGCCGATACGGCGAAAGTCCTGACGGACCTCGCTGCCGACGTACGCCTGACAGCCAAGACCTACGCGGAGACCGACGACGAAGCGGCCCGCCGCGTACGCCGGGGGATCTGA
- a CDS encoding YbaB/EbfC family nucleoid-associated protein: MPREIDEAWIDEAIERYRRLDVLRAEFDRAVAAHVVSVHSPDDTVEVLVTAAGDITDVRIRGNLQNRNATDLAREVQAVVTNATEAARWAREKLHDEIFGAFRSLGEH; the protein is encoded by the coding sequence ATGCCCCGCGAGATCGACGAGGCGTGGATCGATGAGGCGATCGAGCGCTACCGCCGCCTCGACGTCCTGCGGGCCGAGTTCGACAGGGCGGTCGCGGCCCATGTCGTCTCGGTCCACTCCCCGGACGACACGGTGGAGGTGCTGGTGACCGCGGCGGGCGACATCACGGACGTCCGCATCCGCGGCAACCTGCAGAACCGGAACGCGACAGACCTGGCCCGAGAGGTGCAAGCAGTGGTCACGAATGCTACCGAAGCGGCCCGATGGGCCAGGGAGAAGCTCCACGACGAGATCTTCGGCGCCTTCCGCTCGCTGGGAGAGCACTGA
- a CDS encoding DNA polymerase III subunit delta' — translation MSVFADLVGQDEAVATLSRAAAAAARIVAGDDVAAGAMTHAWIFTGPPGSGRSVAARAFAAALQCERNGAGCGECHGCHTALGGTHADIRYVVPEGLSIGVNEMRALVLRAGSAPSGGRWQAVVIEDADRLTEAAGNALLKAIEEPPPRTVFLLCTPSTHPDDISVTIRSRCRVVPLRQPSAEAVAEVLVRRDGIAPDVASWAAAAAQGHVGRAKRLARDPDARKRREAVLTVPRRLTGVGACFDAASALIEAAEAEAAATVTETDSTERAALEQALGAGGTGRGAAGAMRGAAGQLKELEKRQKSRLTRSQRDALDRALVDLAGFYRDVLITNLRAPVPVVNTDTAPQSEAAAGKWSPESTLRRLEAVLACREAIELNVKPKIAVEAMMLNLWRG, via the coding sequence ATGAGTGTGTTCGCCGACCTGGTGGGGCAGGACGAGGCCGTTGCCACCCTGAGCCGGGCTGCCGCGGCCGCCGCGCGCATCGTGGCCGGCGACGACGTCGCCGCGGGGGCGATGACGCACGCGTGGATCTTCACCGGCCCGCCCGGCTCCGGCCGCTCCGTGGCAGCCCGCGCCTTCGCCGCCGCGCTGCAGTGCGAACGCAACGGTGCCGGCTGCGGCGAGTGTCACGGCTGCCACACGGCCCTCGGGGGCACCCACGCCGACATCCGGTACGTCGTTCCCGAAGGCCTGTCGATCGGCGTCAACGAGATGCGCGCGCTCGTGCTGCGCGCCGGCAGCGCCCCGTCCGGTGGCCGGTGGCAGGCCGTCGTGATCGAGGACGCGGACCGCCTGACGGAAGCCGCCGGCAACGCGCTGCTCAAGGCCATCGAAGAGCCTCCCCCTCGTACGGTGTTCCTGCTCTGCACCCCCTCCACCCACCCCGACGACATCTCGGTGACGATCCGGTCCCGCTGTCGCGTCGTACCGTTGCGGCAGCCGTCGGCAGAAGCGGTCGCCGAAGTCCTCGTACGCCGCGACGGCATCGCCCCCGACGTCGCATCGTGGGCCGCCGCAGCAGCGCAGGGCCATGTCGGCCGCGCCAAGCGCCTCGCCCGCGACCCGGACGCCCGCAAACGCCGCGAGGCGGTCCTGACCGTGCCGCGCCGCCTGACCGGCGTGGGCGCCTGCTTCGACGCCGCCTCGGCCCTGATCGAGGCCGCGGAGGCCGAAGCCGCGGCCACCGTGACGGAAACCGACAGCACGGAACGCGCAGCCCTCGAACAAGCCCTCGGAGCCGGCGGTACGGGCAGAGGCGCAGCCGGAGCGATGCGCGGAGCAGCCGGCCAGCTCAAGGAACTCGAGAAGCGCCAGAAGTCCCGCCTCACCCGCTCCCAGCGCGACGCCCTCGACCGTGCGCTCGTCGACCTCGCCGGTTTCTACCGCGACGTCCTCATCACGAATCTGCGTGCACCGGTGCCGGTCGTGAACACCGACACCGCCCCGCAGTCCGAGGCGGCCGCCGGCAAGTGGTCACCGGAGAGCACGCTGCGACGGCTGGAAGCGGTGCTGGCCTGCCGCGAGGCGATCGAGCTGAACGTCAAGCCGAAGATCGCCGTGGAAGCGATGATGCTCAACCTCTGGCGCGGCTGA
- a CDS encoding amino acid deaminase/aldolase: MTAGRALQKRLDRATAHLETPLAAVDLAAFDANAAALSLRSAGKPIRVASKSVRVRALLERVLQRPGWSGVMAYTLPEAIWLVRSGVTDDVLVAYPTVDRTAIAELTADPQLAAAITIMVDHPSHLDLVDAVTPPGRRPDVRLCLELDASWRPAGPLHVGVRRSPVHSAAQAGALARRVVARPGFRLVAMMAYEAHIAGVGDAPPGQALRARAIRMMQRRSLPELLRRRMAAVKAVREHADLEFVNGGGTGSMAATAADPSITEVAAGSGLFGPTLFDAYRAWQPTPAAFFALSVVRRPAPRIATVLGGGWIASGPAGPSRQPTPWLPEGLRFRADEGAGEVQTPLVGPAADELRPGDRVWFRHAKAGELCEHVNEVHLVDGDTAAPAPTYRGEGHAFLG, encoded by the coding sequence GTGACCGCCGGACGCGCATTACAGAAACGGCTCGACCGGGCCACCGCCCACCTCGAGACGCCGCTGGCCGCAGTCGACCTGGCGGCCTTCGACGCCAACGCCGCCGCGCTGTCGCTGCGCTCGGCCGGCAAGCCGATCAGGGTGGCGAGCAAATCCGTACGCGTGCGCGCCCTGCTCGAACGCGTTCTGCAGCGCCCCGGCTGGTCCGGCGTCATGGCGTACACGCTGCCGGAGGCCATCTGGCTGGTCCGCTCCGGGGTGACCGACGACGTGCTGGTCGCGTACCCGACAGTGGACCGGACCGCGATCGCCGAGCTGACCGCTGACCCGCAGCTGGCCGCCGCCATCACCATCATGGTCGACCACCCGTCCCACCTGGACCTGGTCGACGCGGTGACGCCCCCCGGACGGCGCCCGGACGTACGGCTGTGCCTCGAGCTGGACGCGTCGTGGCGGCCGGCGGGGCCACTGCACGTGGGCGTACGCCGATCCCCCGTGCACTCCGCGGCGCAGGCGGGAGCCCTGGCCCGGCGGGTGGTGGCCCGCCCCGGATTCCGGCTGGTCGCGATGATGGCGTACGAGGCGCACATCGCCGGGGTCGGCGACGCACCACCCGGGCAGGCGCTGCGGGCGCGCGCGATCCGGATGATGCAGCGCCGCTCGTTGCCGGAGCTGCTGCGGCGGCGGATGGCCGCCGTCAAGGCGGTCCGCGAGCACGCCGACCTGGAGTTCGTGAACGGCGGCGGCACCGGCAGCATGGCCGCGACCGCCGCCGACCCGTCGATCACCGAGGTCGCCGCCGGCTCCGGCCTGTTCGGGCCGACCCTCTTCGACGCGTACCGGGCGTGGCAGCCCACCCCGGCGGCGTTCTTCGCGCTGTCGGTCGTCCGCCGTCCGGCGCCACGGATCGCCACGGTGCTCGGGGGCGGCTGGATCGCGTCCGGCCCGGCCGGGCCGTCGCGGCAGCCGACACCGTGGCTACCGGAGGGTCTGCGGTTCCGCGCCGACGAGGGCGCCGGCGAGGTGCAGACACCGCTGGTCGGCCCGGCCGCGGACGAGCTGCGGCCCGGCGACCGGGTGTGGTTCCGTCACGCCAAGGCCGGCGAACTGTGCGAGCACGTCAACGAGGTGCACCTCGTCGACGGCGACACGGCGGCGCCGGCCCCGACGTACCGGGGCGAGGGGCATGCCTTCCTGGGGTGA
- a CDS encoding TetR/AcrR family transcriptional regulator, whose translation MSTPTVTTGPLRRVPVQGRSVARVQRMLDACAELVDEVGYEGLTTTLLAERAEVAIGSVYQFFPDKRAIVQALAMRNMDAYLQSLSARFANETFAHWWDGVDAAIDAYIHMHRSVPGFRTLHFGDVVDLHLLDAERDNNAVIGDRLAELLVDQFQLMDRTRLRFALLIAVEAADALIKLAFRRDATGDEAVLTEAKALIREYLHRHVPA comes from the coding sequence GTGTCGACACCAACCGTCACCACCGGGCCGCTGCGCCGCGTTCCGGTGCAGGGCAGAAGCGTTGCCCGGGTCCAGCGCATGCTCGACGCCTGCGCCGAGCTGGTGGACGAGGTCGGGTACGAAGGCCTGACCACCACCCTGCTCGCCGAGCGGGCCGAGGTAGCCATCGGCTCGGTCTACCAGTTCTTCCCGGACAAGCGGGCCATCGTCCAGGCACTGGCGATGCGCAACATGGACGCGTACCTGCAGAGTCTGTCGGCGCGCTTCGCCAATGAGACGTTCGCCCACTGGTGGGACGGCGTGGACGCGGCCATAGACGCGTACATCCACATGCACCGCAGCGTGCCGGGCTTCCGTACGCTGCATTTCGGTGACGTGGTGGACCTGCACCTGCTGGACGCCGAGCGGGACAACAACGCGGTCATCGGCGACCGGCTCGCCGAGCTGCTCGTCGACCAGTTCCAGCTGATGGACCGCACGCGGCTGCGCTTCGCGCTGCTGATCGCCGTCGAGGCGGCGGACGCGCTGATCAAGCTCGCGTTCCGGCGCGACGCGACCGGCGACGAGGCCGTGCTGACCGAGGCCAAGGCGCTGATCCGCGAATATCTGCACCGCCACGTTCCCGCCTGA
- a CDS encoding D-arabinono-1,4-lactone oxidase, translating into MTSDNAAPVASPRWHNWGGNQHSVAADVVMPGSADEVAALVKEAAAAGRRVKAVGSGHSFTGIAVADDQRMLLHRLAGLVAIDGDLVTVQAGMPLHRLNAVLAEHGLAMPNLGDIDRQTVAGAISTGTHGSGQAYSTLASGVEAVTLVTGSGEVLRVDSSSELFPAARLGLGALGVLVEVTLRCVPAFVLLADERPMPLTEVLAGLDEQIAANDHLEFYWYPYTDRAQLKRNNKVPASDRPLSPFRSWLDEEFLSNTVFQGACKLGQKIPAIVPTVSAVAARALTARTYTDRSDRVFCTSRRVHFVEMEYEIPRECLSEALSALPRIIEKLPFKVQFPVEVRFTGPDDIWLSHGYGRDSAYIAVHQFSGSPYEPYFQAFEAVCEPLGGRPHWGKLHYRDADSLRRAYPRFDDFVAVRDRLDPARVFANPYLDRVLGA; encoded by the coding sequence ATGACCAGTGACAACGCAGCCCCTGTCGCGTCCCCCCGCTGGCACAACTGGGGCGGCAATCAACACTCCGTCGCCGCCGACGTCGTGATGCCGGGTTCCGCCGACGAGGTGGCGGCGCTCGTCAAGGAGGCGGCGGCCGCCGGGCGGCGGGTCAAGGCGGTCGGCAGCGGGCACTCGTTCACCGGCATCGCGGTCGCCGACGACCAGCGGATGCTGCTGCACCGGCTGGCCGGCCTCGTGGCCATCGACGGTGATCTCGTCACGGTCCAGGCCGGCATGCCCCTGCACCGGCTCAACGCCGTGCTGGCCGAACACGGCCTGGCCATGCCCAACCTCGGAGACATCGACCGGCAGACCGTGGCGGGTGCGATCTCCACGGGTACGCACGGCAGCGGGCAGGCGTACTCGACGCTCGCCTCGGGCGTCGAGGCAGTCACGCTCGTCACGGGATCCGGCGAGGTGCTGCGCGTCGACTCGTCATCCGAGTTGTTCCCCGCGGCGCGGCTGGGCCTCGGCGCGCTCGGCGTGCTGGTCGAGGTGACGCTGCGCTGCGTACCGGCGTTCGTGCTGCTCGCTGACGAGCGGCCGATGCCCCTGACAGAGGTGCTGGCCGGGCTCGACGAGCAGATCGCCGCCAACGACCACCTCGAGTTCTACTGGTACCCGTACACCGACCGGGCGCAGCTCAAGCGCAACAACAAGGTGCCGGCGTCCGATCGTCCGCTGTCGCCGTTCCGCAGCTGGCTCGACGAGGAATTCCTGTCCAACACCGTCTTCCAGGGCGCCTGCAAGCTGGGGCAGAAGATCCCCGCGATCGTCCCGACGGTCAGCGCGGTCGCGGCGCGGGCCCTGACGGCCCGCACCTACACGGACCGGTCGGACCGGGTCTTCTGTACGTCACGCCGCGTGCACTTCGTGGAGATGGAGTACGAGATCCCGCGCGAGTGCCTGTCCGAGGCGCTGTCCGCGTTGCCCCGGATCATCGAGAAGTTGCCGTTCAAGGTGCAGTTCCCGGTCGAGGTGCGCTTCACCGGCCCGGACGACATCTGGCTCTCGCACGGGTACGGGCGGGACTCGGCGTACATCGCGGTGCACCAGTTCTCGGGTAGCCCGTACGAGCCGTACTTCCAGGCGTTCGAGGCGGTGTGCGAGCCGCTGGGTGGCCGGCCGCACTGGGGCAAACTGCACTATCGGGACGCGGATTCGCTCCGGCGCGCGTACCCCCGCTTCGACGACTTCGTAGCGGTGCGCGATCGGCTCGACCCGGCCCGGGTTTTTGCGAATCCCTACCTGGACCGGGTCCTCGGCGCCTGA